A genomic stretch from Chitinophaga agri includes:
- a CDS encoding MFS transporter, producing MNTNQKSDTAYRIKAIFTGSIGNLVEWYDWYAYAAFALYFAPVFFPKGNPTAQLLDTAAIFAVGFLMRPIGGWLFGSIADKNGRKVSMTLSVLLMSFGSLMIAVAPTYATAGILSPIILLLARLIQGLSVGGEYGTSATYLSEISTRDKRGFYSSFQYVTLIGGQLTALGIQLLLQKVFLTAEQLHEWGWRIPFAIGSALSLFALVIRQHMQETFTPEKENKKRGSVLILLQEHPRAVMTVVGLTMGGTLAFYTYTTYMQKFLVNTVHLTKERSTMLTFLLMLVYACLQPLFGMLSDRIGRKPLLLGFGILGTLLTVPILTAISHASSEWAAFFLIFCALIIVTGYTSINAVVKAEMFPAEIRALGVGLPYALTVALFGGTAEYIALYFKNIGHESMYYWYVTGCIFISLIVYAVVRDTKHTSFMDKEQ from the coding sequence ATGAATACAAATCAAAAAAGCGACACCGCATACCGTATCAAAGCTATTTTCACTGGTTCCATTGGTAATCTCGTTGAATGGTATGACTGGTATGCCTATGCCGCCTTCGCCCTTTATTTCGCCCCTGTGTTCTTTCCGAAAGGCAATCCCACAGCTCAGTTACTGGACACTGCTGCTATCTTCGCTGTTGGCTTCCTCATGCGTCCGATCGGAGGCTGGTTATTCGGCAGTATTGCCGATAAAAACGGCAGGAAGGTATCCATGACACTTTCTGTATTGCTGATGTCTTTCGGTAGTCTGATGATTGCTGTGGCACCCACCTACGCTACGGCGGGTATCCTTTCTCCTATTATTCTTCTGCTGGCAAGGCTCATCCAGGGACTAAGCGTTGGCGGAGAATATGGTACCTCTGCGACTTACCTGAGTGAAATATCCACACGTGATAAAAGAGGTTTCTACTCCAGCTTTCAGTACGTCACCCTGATTGGTGGTCAGCTAACTGCTCTCGGCATACAACTGTTGCTGCAAAAGGTATTCCTGACAGCGGAACAACTGCACGAGTGGGGATGGCGCATCCCTTTCGCCATCGGCTCTGCATTATCCCTTTTTGCCCTGGTGATCAGGCAACATATGCAGGAGACTTTTACCCCTGAAAAAGAAAACAAAAAACGGGGTTCCGTTCTGATCCTGTTACAGGAACACCCCAGGGCCGTCATGACAGTTGTCGGACTGACCATGGGAGGTACACTTGCCTTTTATACTTACACAACCTATATGCAGAAGTTCCTGGTCAATACAGTCCATCTTACCAAAGAAAGATCTACTATGCTGACGTTCCTGCTGATGCTGGTATATGCCTGTCTGCAACCGCTCTTTGGTATGCTGAGTGACAGGATCGGCCGTAAACCTTTACTACTTGGCTTCGGAATATTAGGCACCTTATTAACCGTTCCTATCCTTACCGCTATCAGTCACGCCTCTTCGGAATGGGCGGCCTTCTTTCTTATCTTTTGTGCACTGATCATTGTGACTGGTTATACCTCCATTAACGCAGTGGTAAAAGCTGAGATGTTTCCGGCAGAGATACGCGCGCTCGGGGTTGGCCTACCTTATGCATTGACGGTAGCCCTATTTGGTGGCACAGCTGAATATATTGCGCTGTATTTCAAGAATATCGGTCACGAGTCGATGTATTACTGGTACGTTACTGGTTGTATCTTTATTTCACTGATCGTTTATGCTGTAGTAAGAGATACGAAACACACTTCTTTCATGGATAAAGAACAATAA
- a CDS encoding carotenoid biosynthesis protein, which yields MLPYANMPYDVPPAICYPLSESCMLLLFILTLLHAWKRGPGHVAYMLGGFGFGLLLEYVNVVSNAGYKYGQFWLMLGHAPDNIPVCIGMGWGIIIYTSRLISDSRGLPLIAAAAFDALLALSIDASMDVVAYRLHMWHWSWDNRPEFPSPLTAQWFGVPYGNFFGWLCVVFFYSTFARTLEKIQFSKKIVIRCWQVIIPLLSILISQVALWITLFPMATWLNERFGIRSREKLVFLLILLPVLTIWGFRKKKQTTTPALPVIAWLVPVWFHLYFFTWLFIGGFATENSWMTFFCVLNLFMAMVIHWWIHIRKPIGS from the coding sequence ATGCTTCCCTACGCGAATATGCCTTATGATGTTCCTCCTGCTATCTGCTATCCCCTGTCGGAAAGCTGTATGCTGCTGTTGTTCATACTGACCTTGCTGCATGCATGGAAAAGAGGACCCGGGCACGTCGCCTATATGCTGGGAGGATTTGGGTTCGGATTATTGTTGGAATATGTCAACGTGGTTTCCAATGCCGGTTACAAATACGGGCAATTCTGGCTAATGCTGGGACATGCACCGGATAATATCCCTGTATGTATCGGTATGGGATGGGGAATTATTATCTATACTTCCAGACTCATCTCCGACAGCCGGGGACTTCCCCTGATCGCAGCAGCCGCTTTTGATGCATTACTCGCACTCAGTATTGATGCAAGTATGGACGTCGTTGCTTATCGCTTACACATGTGGCACTGGAGCTGGGACAATCGACCCGAATTCCCTTCTCCTCTTACCGCACAATGGTTTGGTGTACCCTACGGGAATTTCTTCGGATGGCTGTGTGTTGTGTTCTTCTACTCTACCTTTGCCCGTACGCTGGAAAAGATTCAATTCAGTAAAAAGATCGTTATCCGTTGCTGGCAGGTTATCATACCACTATTATCCATACTGATCTCGCAGGTTGCACTGTGGATCACCTTGTTTCCCATGGCTACCTGGCTAAATGAAAGATTTGGTATCAGAAGTCGTGAGAAACTGGTCTTTTTACTCATATTATTACCCGTACTTACCATCTGGGGGTTCAGAAAGAAAAAACAGACGACAACGCCAGCACTGCCTGTCATTGCATGGTTAGTTCCTGTATGGTTTCATCTTTACTTTTTCACCTGGTTGTTTATTGGTGGGTTTGCCACCGAAAATAGCTGGATGACGTTTTTCTGTGTATTAAATCTATTCATGGCAATGGTGATTCACTGGTGGATACATATCAGGAAACCAATAGGATCGTAA
- a CDS encoding SWIM zinc finger family protein, translating to MLLTEEQVLSLAPDEPSRKAGKALAVMAKWVSKGANEQALWGECLGSGSKPYQTQIDRASTAFKCSCPSRKFPCKHGIGLMLLYAREATIFTDNTPPAWVSEWLEKRAENETKKRGKEEKPVDETARDKRQQARQQKVEDGIYELLLWMKDIVRNGILSLPEKGTSYWENMARRMIDAQAPGLAAMVRGLSEINYYSEGWQHSFMEQLLRMYLVIQGFNQGDSLPPLLQQELRALIGFTQSQEALRQEKGTKDTWLILNKQITEEEGLTTEKYWLFGLNCLQPALILQFYARGMSRPQLLLTAGMSIEAELVFFPSEIPLRALIKEPVTNNKLQDTYGMTGWQELTTAETALAGKMPVRSERPYIVQQLTPVQHNMKWWLKDRNEEIMPIKDGFRNIWKLLSLSGGHPLDMAILGREQEYEPLGVWHNGVYKLL from the coding sequence TTGCTCCTAACAGAAGAACAGGTGCTATCCTTAGCACCGGACGAACCGTCCAGAAAAGCCGGTAAAGCACTGGCTGTTATGGCTAAATGGGTGAGTAAAGGGGCGAATGAACAAGCCTTATGGGGAGAATGCCTGGGAAGTGGCAGTAAACCATATCAAACCCAGATAGACCGGGCCAGCACCGCTTTTAAATGCAGTTGTCCAAGCCGCAAATTCCCATGTAAACATGGTATCGGACTGATGCTGCTCTATGCCCGGGAAGCAACTATTTTTACTGACAATACGCCTCCGGCATGGGTGAGTGAATGGTTAGAAAAAAGAGCTGAAAATGAAACCAAGAAGCGAGGAAAAGAAGAAAAGCCGGTAGACGAAACAGCCCGCGACAAAAGACAACAGGCACGCCAGCAAAAGGTAGAAGATGGCATCTACGAGCTGTTGCTCTGGATGAAAGACATTGTACGTAATGGTATCCTGTCTCTTCCTGAAAAAGGAACTTCTTACTGGGAAAATATGGCCCGCCGTATGATCGATGCTCAGGCGCCTGGACTGGCAGCTATGGTTCGGGGTCTTTCTGAAATCAACTATTACAGTGAAGGCTGGCAACATTCCTTCATGGAACAGTTACTCCGCATGTACCTTGTCATTCAGGGCTTTAATCAGGGCGACTCCCTTCCTCCCCTGTTACAGCAGGAACTGCGCGCATTAATTGGTTTTACTCAAAGTCAGGAAGCACTGCGTCAGGAAAAAGGAACAAAAGATACCTGGCTGATACTCAATAAACAGATCACTGAAGAAGAAGGGCTTACCACTGAAAAATACTGGCTTTTCGGCCTGAATTGCCTTCAGCCGGCATTGATCCTTCAGTTCTATGCAAGGGGAATGTCCCGTCCACAATTGCTATTGACAGCCGGAATGTCTATTGAAGCAGAACTTGTTTTCTTTCCTTCGGAAATACCTCTCAGGGCATTGATCAAAGAACCAGTTACCAATAATAAACTGCAGGACACCTATGGTATGACCGGCTGGCAGGAATTGACCACAGCTGAAACAGCCCTGGCCGGGAAGATGCCTGTCCGCAGCGAACGACCGTATATTGTACAACAGTTGACCCCTGTTCAGCATAATATGAAATGGTGGCTGAAAGACCGGAATGAAGAAATCATGCCTATCAAAGACGGCTTCCGTAATATCTGGAAATTACTGTCTCTCAGTGGAGGCCATCCATTGGACATGGCTATCCTGGGTAGAGAACAGGAATATGAACCTCTTGGCGTCTGGCATAACGGCGTCTATAAATTGTTATAA
- a CDS encoding SPFH domain-containing protein — MGLFDKLRNEFIDIIDWVDTSNEIIVWKFPRYQNEIKMNAKLTVRESQLVVFMNEGVIADIFKPGMYTLNTQNMPILTTLKGWIYGFNSPFKADVFFVSTRQFINQKWGTRNPVMLRDAEFGPVRLRAFGSFAFRVQDAGLFIKEIAATNPEFTVESVNEQLRNLAITRGMDAIAQARIPVLDLAANYDEVSALITTKIQPEFNAMGLELTKFLIENISLPPEVEAAMDKRTSMGIVGNLGAYAQFQAANAMEQAAQNPNGGLAGAGMGAGLGMAMGSQMGNIFQPNSVQNNEAPPPLPAAVQYYAAINGQQAGPYTMDQLTQLVAAGTINQQSHMWKKGMANWAAANTLPDLAGLFNNTPPPLPIP; from the coding sequence ATGGGACTATTTGACAAACTCCGCAACGAATTTATCGACATCATTGACTGGGTCGATACCTCCAATGAAATCATTGTATGGAAATTCCCCCGTTACCAGAATGAGATCAAGATGAATGCAAAGCTGACTGTTCGTGAATCACAGTTGGTCGTATTTATGAATGAAGGTGTTATCGCTGACATTTTCAAACCCGGCATGTACACGCTGAATACGCAGAACATGCCTATCCTGACTACGTTGAAAGGCTGGATCTATGGATTCAACAGCCCTTTCAAAGCTGACGTATTCTTCGTAAGCACTCGTCAGTTCATTAACCAGAAATGGGGTACCCGCAATCCGGTAATGTTACGTGATGCAGAATTTGGTCCGGTACGTCTGCGTGCCTTTGGTAGCTTCGCATTCCGTGTACAGGATGCTGGATTATTCATAAAAGAGATCGCTGCAACCAATCCTGAGTTTACTGTAGAATCAGTAAATGAGCAACTGCGTAATCTTGCTATCACCCGTGGTATGGATGCCATTGCACAGGCAAGGATCCCGGTGCTGGACCTGGCAGCCAACTACGATGAAGTGTCTGCACTCATCACAACCAAGATACAGCCAGAATTTAATGCCATGGGCCTGGAACTGACAAAGTTCCTGATCGAAAATATCTCTCTGCCACCTGAAGTAGAAGCTGCGATGGACAAACGTACCAGCATGGGTATCGTAGGTAACCTGGGCGCGTATGCACAATTCCAGGCGGCTAATGCAATGGAGCAGGCGGCACAGAACCCTAACGGTGGCCTTGCAGGCGCTGGTATGGGTGCTGGTCTGGGCATGGCTATGGGAAGCCAGATGGGCAATATTTTTCAGCCGAATAGTGTACAAAATAACGAAGCGCCACCGCCATTACCGGCTGCTGTGCAGTATTATGCCGCTATTAATGGACAACAGGCAGGCCCATATACCATGGACCAGCTGACACAACTGGTAGCTGCTGGTACGATCAATCAGCAGAGCCATATGTGGAAAAAAGGAATGGCTAACTGGGCGGCTGCTAATACACTGCCTGACCTGGCCGGTCTGTTTAACAATACACCACCACCCTTACCTATTCCGTAA
- a CDS encoding methyltransferase family protein, with the protein MYHFFHWFVVISWVLSEVLLNRLFRSSGTDKTQADQRSLRTIWITIMIALPLAHILSLYTSFPVSTSPTVMLAGLGMIIAGMLYRFTAIYTLGRYFTVDVAIRQDHRIVSRGMYRYMRHPSYLGSLISFLGNGFVLNNWVGLVMSFVPVLIAFIYRMNIEEELLLSNFGQEYLDYKKKTWRLIPFVY; encoded by the coding sequence ATGTATCATTTTTTCCATTGGTTTGTTGTCATCAGCTGGGTGTTATCAGAAGTATTGCTGAACAGACTTTTCAGGTCGTCCGGGACAGATAAGACACAGGCAGACCAGCGTTCGCTGCGGACGATATGGATCACTATCATGATCGCATTGCCATTGGCACACATACTGTCACTGTATACGTCTTTTCCGGTTAGTACATCTCCAACTGTGATGCTGGCAGGCCTTGGAATGATCATAGCCGGGATGTTGTACCGGTTTACGGCTATCTATACACTGGGCAGGTATTTTACGGTTGATGTAGCCATCAGGCAGGACCACAGGATCGTAAGCAGGGGGATGTACAGGTATATGCGGCATCCCTCTTACCTGGGATCGCTGATCTCTTTTCTGGGTAATGGTTTCGTGCTGAACAACTGGGTAGGTCTGGTCATGAGTTTCGTTCCGGTGCTGATCGCATTTATATACAGGATGAATATAGAAGAAGAGTTATTGTTGTCTAACTTCGGTCAGGAATACCTTGACTATAAGAAGAAAACCTGGAGATTAATACCATTCGTTTACTGA
- the rpiA gene encoding ribose-5-phosphate isomerase RpiA, translating into MDTITKAKKAAGEKAAALVQPGMLVGLGTGSTAYWAIEKIGQMVKEGLNIRAVATSVASEQQAKALGIPITSFSEIQQLDIDIDGADEVSEDLQIIKGGGGALLREKIVAHASRRKVIVADERKYVKTLGKFPLPVEIIPFGWELVFKSIQALQGSPTLRTREDQPYITDNGNYILDCKFGAIENPEQLHHHLKAMTGVVETGLFINLKPTVIIAYENGEVKTI; encoded by the coding sequence ATGGACACGATCACAAAAGCAAAGAAAGCGGCCGGAGAGAAGGCTGCAGCGTTGGTACAGCCCGGCATGTTAGTGGGATTGGGAACAGGGTCTACTGCTTACTGGGCAATAGAAAAGATAGGACAGATGGTAAAGGAAGGACTGAATATCCGTGCCGTGGCGACGTCTGTCGCTTCCGAGCAGCAGGCCAAAGCGTTGGGTATTCCAATCACTTCTTTCAGCGAAATTCAGCAACTGGATATAGATATTGACGGTGCTGACGAAGTCAGCGAAGATCTACAGATCATCAAAGGTGGAGGTGGTGCTTTACTACGTGAAAAAATCGTTGCTCATGCCAGCAGAAGAAAGGTGATCGTGGCGGATGAGCGTAAGTATGTTAAAACATTGGGTAAGTTCCCCCTCCCAGTAGAGATCATCCCGTTTGGCTGGGAGCTGGTATTCAAATCTATCCAGGCTTTACAGGGATCACCTACACTCAGGACCAGAGAAGATCAACCTTATATCACCGATAACGGGAATTATATTCTGGACTGTAAGTTTGGTGCCATTGAAAATCCTGAACAGTTGCACCATCATCTGAAGGCGATGACTGGTGTTGTGGAGACTGGACTGTTCATTAATCTGAAACCTACCGTCATCATAGCGTATGAAAATGGCGAAGTGAAGACTATTTAA
- a CDS encoding DUF3050 domain-containing protein produces MTGIPHIKATIAPVRETIIQHSLYREMQRMEDIRSFMQYHVFAVWDFMSLLKSLQRHLTCTDIPWVPKGSAATRYLINEIVTGEESDVDPNGKRVSHFELYLEAMEQVGADTSGIKECLQQLERGKSLTAVINGLPPAVRSFVKYTFDLIAHEPVHVQAAVFTFGREDLIPDMFLALVNDLDKQFPGQISLFKYYLERHIEVDGDHHSHLGMEMVQELCGKDPEKWEQAAQASRTALEQRNALWNGILEEIKTFVE; encoded by the coding sequence ATGACTGGCATACCACACATTAAGGCCACAATTGCTCCGGTAAGGGAGACTATTATACAACATTCTCTATATCGAGAAATGCAGCGCATGGAAGACATCCGCTCTTTCATGCAATACCACGTATTTGCGGTATGGGATTTTATGTCACTCCTGAAATCCCTGCAAAGACATCTTACCTGCACCGATATTCCATGGGTACCAAAGGGCAGCGCAGCGACCCGTTACCTGATCAATGAGATTGTAACGGGCGAGGAAAGTGATGTTGACCCTAATGGTAAACGCGTGAGCCATTTTGAGCTGTATCTCGAAGCGATGGAACAAGTTGGTGCAGACACCTCTGGTATTAAAGAATGCCTGCAGCAACTGGAAAGAGGAAAATCACTTACCGCTGTTATTAATGGACTACCACCAGCGGTACGTTCCTTTGTAAAATATACGTTCGATCTGATCGCACATGAACCTGTGCATGTACAGGCAGCCGTCTTCACTTTCGGAAGGGAAGACCTGATCCCAGATATGTTCCTGGCATTAGTGAACGACCTGGATAAACAATTCCCGGGGCAAATCAGTCTGTTCAAATATTATCTCGAAAGACATATTGAGGTAGATGGAGATCATCATAGTCACCTCGGTATGGAAATGGTACAGGAGCTTTGCGGTAAGGATCCGGAGAAATGGGAGCAGGCGGCACAAGCATCCAGAACAGCGCTGGAACAACGAAACGCTCTCTGGAACGGTATCTTGGAAGAAATTAAAACTTTTGTTGAATAA
- the recQ gene encoding DNA helicase RecQ — protein sequence MAVVKVSLIDALREHFGFDSFKGNQEIIIKSILAGKDTFVIMPTGGGKSLCYQLPALMSPGCALIVSPLIALMKNQVDLVRSYSSKDNVAHFLNSTLSKAQIKKVRTDLLSGKTKMLYVAPETLTKQENLDFFRELEISFIAVDEAHCISEWGHDFRPEYRRLKEMIDQISENLPIIALTATATPKVQSDILKNLSLRDPQVYLSSFNRPNLYYEIRPKRKKDQTIREIVKFIHQHKGKSGIIYTLNRKTTEELADMLVANNIKAVAYHAGLDAGTRAQRQDMFLHEDVDVIVATIAFGMGIDKPDVRFVIHYNIPKSLENYYQETGRAGRDGLEGICVCFYSYKDVQKLEHLMRDKPLSEREMGAQLINETVAYAESSACRRKVILHYFGEKYEESQCDNACDNCRNPKEKIEVKNRVVIVLDAIRALEERFGTEYVVNIITGKTNPQITTYQHNQLEVFGMGKEFDAHFWNSLIRQMMLEDLIEKDIEEYGLLKITEKGQQFLKEPYSIMVSLNHQFEEDGGEDEEVGAEAQAAADTVLFEMLKELRKKVAKEKNLPPFVIFLETSLEDMATQYPTTIQELEKIQGVSKGKAIRYGKQFVDVISKYVEENDIVKPDDFVMKSVVNKSGLKVFIIQNIDKKMPLETIARNKELTIPQLLDEMETIVASGTKLNLDYCLDEELDDYAQDEIMEYFKGCETSSLALAREELIENDYTIEQLKLMRIKFLVVYGN from the coding sequence ATGGCTGTTGTAAAGGTAAGTTTGATAGATGCATTACGGGAACACTTTGGGTTTGATTCCTTTAAAGGGAACCAGGAAATCATCATCAAGAGCATTCTTGCCGGTAAAGATACTTTTGTAATAATGCCAACCGGCGGCGGTAAATCTTTATGTTATCAATTACCGGCTCTCATGAGTCCGGGTTGCGCGCTAATCGTTTCTCCACTCATTGCCTTGATGAAAAACCAGGTGGATCTGGTACGTTCATACAGCAGTAAGGATAATGTGGCGCACTTCCTCAATTCTACCCTGTCTAAAGCACAGATAAAAAAAGTAAGAACTGACCTGCTGTCTGGCAAGACGAAGATGCTGTATGTAGCTCCGGAAACGCTGACAAAACAGGAAAATCTTGACTTCTTCCGTGAACTGGAGATCTCATTTATTGCCGTAGACGAGGCACACTGTATTTCAGAATGGGGACATGATTTCCGTCCGGAGTACCGTCGTCTGAAGGAAATGATAGACCAGATCAGTGAGAACCTTCCAATCATTGCGCTGACAGCGACTGCAACGCCGAAAGTACAGAGCGATATTCTGAAGAATCTGAGCCTGCGTGATCCGCAGGTGTATCTGTCTTCGTTTAACAGACCGAACCTCTATTATGAGATCCGTCCGAAGCGTAAGAAAGACCAGACTATCCGCGAGATCGTGAAGTTCATCCACCAGCACAAGGGTAAAAGCGGTATTATATATACACTTAATCGTAAAACCACGGAAGAACTGGCAGATATGCTGGTGGCCAATAATATCAAGGCGGTTGCATACCACGCCGGACTTGATGCGGGTACCCGTGCACAACGCCAGGATATGTTCCTCCATGAAGATGTGGACGTAATTGTGGCTACGATCGCGTTTGGTATGGGTATCGATAAACCGGATGTCCGATTTGTGATACACTATAATATTCCAAAGAGCCTGGAGAATTATTACCAGGAAACAGGACGTGCCGGTCGTGATGGACTGGAAGGTATCTGCGTATGCTTCTATTCCTACAAGGATGTACAGAAACTGGAGCACCTGATGCGGGATAAACCGTTGAGTGAGAGAGAAATGGGGGCTCAGCTGATCAATGAGACGGTTGCTTACGCTGAAAGCTCTGCCTGCCGGAGGAAAGTGATCCTTCACTATTTCGGAGAGAAATATGAAGAGTCGCAGTGTGATAACGCATGTGACAACTGCCGGAATCCAAAAGAAAAGATCGAAGTTAAAAACCGCGTAGTGATCGTACTGGATGCTATCCGTGCACTGGAAGAGCGCTTTGGTACTGAATACGTTGTTAATATCATTACCGGAAAGACAAATCCTCAGATCACTACCTACCAGCATAATCAACTGGAAGTATTTGGTATGGGTAAAGAATTTGACGCTCACTTCTGGAATTCTCTTATCCGCCAGATGATGCTGGAAGATCTGATCGAGAAAGATATTGAAGAATACGGCCTGCTGAAGATTACAGAAAAAGGTCAGCAGTTCCTGAAAGAACCGTACTCTATCATGGTATCACTCAATCATCAGTTCGAGGAAGACGGTGGAGAAGATGAAGAAGTCGGCGCCGAAGCACAAGCAGCAGCGGACACCGTGTTGTTTGAGATGCTGAAAGAGCTTCGTAAGAAGGTAGCGAAAGAAAAGAACCTCCCTCCTTTCGTGATCTTCCTGGAGACTTCTCTTGAAGACATGGCAACACAATACCCTACTACCATCCAGGAACTGGAAAAGATCCAGGGTGTCAGCAAAGGGAAAGCAATCCGCTACGGAAAACAATTCGTAGATGTGATATCTAAATATGTGGAAGAGAATGACATCGTGAAACCTGACGATTTCGTCATGAAGAGCGTTGTGAATAAGAGTGGACTCAAAGTATTCATCATCCAGAACATCGATAAAAAGATGCCGCTGGAAACGATCGCCCGAAATAAGGAACTCACCATCCCTCAGTTGCTTGATGAAATGGAAACCATTGTTGCCAGTGGTACTAAACTGAATCTTGACTACTGTCTGGACGAGGAACTGGACGATTATGCCCAGGATGAGATCATGGAGTATTTCAAGGGCTGTGAAACTTCCAGCCTGGCACTCGCAAGAGAAGAACTGATTGAAAACGACTACACCATCGAACAGCTGAAATTAATGCGTATCAAGTTCCTGGTGGTTTACGGTAACTAA
- a CDS encoding zinc finger domain-containing protein, whose translation MDPLSQAEQSASLNASLQCCSCGATLHYAPGTHQLKCNYCGATNDIEREYHGPIVSVDYNSFISKTNRDVQIVAKVVSCKNCGASTTLPPEVNSDNCTFCASPLVISDAQDRHIVEPHYLLPFAITKQQAAGNFRTWMDKLWFAPSDLAQLVAGHADLLKGLYLPHWSYDADTTTDYDGSRGDYYYETEYYTETVNGERVQRSRQVRHTRWHHVSGTVYNSFHDILITASTSLPPKVSRRLEPWHMQALEHYNERYVSGFRSELYQIPPEDGLEQAKVIMRPSIENTIRRDIGGDEQRIGDYHCTYYNLGLKYLLLPVWISAYRYNGKIYHFTINASTGEVVGERPYSGTKITLLVMAILLVIILIVYFCSQQ comes from the coding sequence ATGGATCCTCTTTCCCAGGCGGAGCAATCCGCCTCTCTGAATGCATCGTTACAATGCTGCAGCTGTGGCGCTACCCTCCATTATGCACCGGGTACCCATCAGCTAAAATGTAATTATTGCGGCGCTACCAATGACATTGAACGGGAGTATCATGGTCCCATTGTTTCAGTGGATTATAACAGCTTTATCAGTAAAACTAACCGTGATGTGCAAATTGTGGCGAAGGTTGTCTCCTGTAAAAACTGCGGCGCCTCTACTACCCTGCCACCGGAAGTCAATTCCGATAACTGTACCTTCTGTGCAAGTCCGCTGGTGATCAGCGATGCCCAGGACCGACACATCGTTGAACCACATTACCTCCTTCCTTTTGCTATCACAAAGCAACAGGCGGCAGGCAACTTCCGCACCTGGATGGATAAACTATGGTTTGCACCATCTGACCTTGCACAATTAGTTGCTGGTCATGCAGACCTGCTGAAAGGCCTTTATCTGCCTCACTGGAGCTATGATGCGGATACTACGACCGACTACGATGGTAGCCGTGGCGATTATTATTATGAAACAGAATATTATACTGAAACCGTTAACGGCGAGCGGGTACAGCGTTCCAGACAGGTACGCCATACCAGGTGGCATCATGTGAGCGGTACTGTCTATAATTCTTTCCATGATATTCTTATTACAGCCAGCACCTCATTGCCGCCAAAAGTATCACGAAGACTGGAACCATGGCATATGCAGGCCCTGGAACATTATAATGAACGCTATGTCAGTGGCTTCCGCTCCGAGCTTTATCAGATACCGCCTGAAGACGGACTGGAACAGGCGAAGGTGATCATGCGGCCCAGCATTGAAAATACAATCCGTCGCGATATCGGAGGTGATGAACAACGAATAGGTGATTATCATTGTACCTATTATAATCTGGGTTTGAAATACCTGTTGCTACCGGTATGGATCAGCGCCTACCGTTACAATGGCAAGATCTATCACTTTACGATCAATGCCTCTACAGGAGAAGTTGTTGGTGAAAGACCGTACAGCGGTACCAAGATTACGCTGCTTGTAATGGCAATCCTTCTTGTGATCATACTTATTGTCTACTTCTGTAGTCAACAGTAG
- a CDS encoding sulfurtransferase encodes MSYTNFVKTAEAQALINTPGVLFIDCSFALNDKEWGRQEYEKAHIPGALYADLDKDLSGPITPGKTGRHPLPGKKELEARIASWGITPTTQVIAYDAGAGFMAAARLWWLLKWAGHEQVAVLDGGKKVWAEKGFPLESGTVTPVAAAFTAHYDDYLLADAAAVLKAIEVNGSCVIDSRTADRYAGQNETIDPVAGHIPEAISRPFNANITPEGVVAGQDVVRGYFAADFAKDEVIFYCGSGVTAAFNVLLANYAGYPMPKLYAGSWSEWITDDARPVAVNV; translated from the coding sequence ATGAGCTACACAAACTTTGTAAAAACGGCAGAAGCACAGGCGCTTATCAATACGCCTGGTGTACTTTTCATTGATTGCAGTTTTGCATTGAATGATAAAGAGTGGGGTAGGCAAGAGTACGAAAAAGCACATATACCCGGCGCATTGTATGCTGACCTTGATAAAGATCTTTCCGGACCGATCACACCAGGTAAAACAGGTCGTCATCCGTTGCCGGGAAAGAAAGAACTGGAAGCCCGTATTGCTTCCTGGGGTATCACACCGACAACGCAGGTGATCGCTTATGATGCTGGTGCCGGATTCATGGCTGCTGCCAGATTATGGTGGCTCCTGAAATGGGCTGGTCATGAGCAGGTGGCAGTATTGGACGGGGGGAAAAAAGTATGGGCAGAAAAAGGATTTCCGCTGGAGAGTGGAACGGTAACACCAGTTGCCGCGGCATTTACCGCACATTATGATGATTACCTCCTGGCAGATGCTGCTGCTGTATTGAAAGCTATAGAGGTGAATGGAAGTTGTGTGATCGATTCCAGAACAGCCGACCGGTATGCCGGGCAGAATGAAACAATAGACCCGGTAGCAGGACATATTCCTGAAGCTATTTCAAGGCCTTTTAATGCCAATATTACTCCGGAAGGAGTCGTTGCAGGACAGGACGTGGTAAGAGGCTATTTTGCTGCTGATTTTGCAAAGGACGAGGTGATTTTTTATTGTGGGTCAGGGGTGACAGCTGCATTTAATGTATTGCTGGCAAACTATGCCGGATATCCGATGCCGAAGTTATATGCCGGTTCATGGAGTGAATGGATCACTGATGATGCAAGGCCGGTAGCAGTGAATGTCTGA